A window of Mytilus edulis chromosome 10, xbMytEdul2.2, whole genome shotgun sequence contains these coding sequences:
- the LOC139490677 gene encoding zinc finger-containing ubiquitin peptidase 1-like translates to MAEGGKSNDDYDTFTCLICGQNGFTEPQMREHVMMEHVEQEVYCPFCDLGGITANEMNLHINKAHLDECFSPDGASGTDFEFQEGTSDSGCCSPIEKDVKKPTNGILGSMDCSTSKVLSSDPESLGKKKSRLCLNVASVSGIVHTNNNERNPVLASVVSDRGAVQNGRNVPPARAGGSGDQGLIIPDINDNVEPDINSNIPSEFTCPLCRYCTDSEGQIQSHVNSEHVDILSPENGLDGGDDDSRYMCPICTMSFFSSQELQVHVNAKHMDILSPDKSNRWSDGTDNINGSAEDIHICPMCDEEFHETALLEIHVNGHFSAEQTPVLIREINDMAVAEELMKNETDEKEREEKDFQALQNMYGMTEGKNYKKQYEKNLGKAVFRGDITIGEYHQQVANMKGRDLHGVDDGHSCTKDVIERISKYDAQLSNITNFWLCTDIMHYAASYGDKGWGCGYRNFQMLLSSLATNPTYCKILFNGKPQIPSIPKIQRLIEAAWEKGFDKQGCEQLGGRVVDSTKWIGATEIAATLFSLKVKCRLLDFHSPSGPQGTHPRLFQWVKDYFQQPTMFKPPLYLQHQGHSRTIVGVEELTDKSLRLLIFDPSTSKKQMQQFLTVINSTIMRTIRRTEHGLRAKQYQIVAVEGFVEDKEYDEQKVLKSERVS, encoded by the exons atGGCTGAAGGTGGGAAAAGCAATGATGACTATGATACCTTTACCTGTTTAATTTGTGGTCAGAATGGTTTCACAGAACCTCAGATGAGAGAACATGTTATGATGGAGCATGTTGAACAAGAAGTATATTGTCCATTTTGTGATTTGGGAGGGATCACGGCCAATGAAATGAATCTACATATCAATAAAGCTCATTTAGACGAATGTTTTAGTCCTGATGGTGCTAGTGGGACAGATTTTGAATTTCAGGAGGGGACTAGTGATAGCGGTTGTTGTAGTCCGATagaaaaagatgtaaaaaaaccaACGAATGGTATTTTAGGTTCAATGGATTGCTCAACAAGTAAAGTGCTAAGTTCTGATCCTGAAAGTCTCGGTAAAAAGAAGAGTAGACTGTGTTTAAATGTTGCTTCTGTGTCAGGAATAGTACACACAAATAACAATGAAAGAAATCCTGTATTAGCTAGTGTTGTGAGTGACAGGGGTGCTGTTCAGAATGGTCGGAATGTTCCCCCGGCTAGAGCAGGAGGCTCAGGGGACCAGGGATTAATAATTCCAGATATAAATGACAATGTTGAACCAGATATCAATTCCAACATTCCTTCAGAGTTTACATGTCCACTTTGTAGATACTGCACAGATTCTGAAGGTCAGATTCAATCCCATGTAAACAGTGAACATGTTGACATTCTTAGTCCAGAGAATGGTCTAGACGGAGGTGATGATGATTCAAGGTATATGTGTCCCATTTGTACAATGTCTTTCTTTTCATCTCAAGAACTTCAGGTTCATGtgaatgctaaacatatggacaTCTTAAGCCCAGATAAATCCAATCGATGGTCAGATGGGACAGATAATATTAATGGTAGTGCTGAGGATATACATATATGTCCAATGTGTGATGAGGAATTTCATGAGACAGCTTTGTTAGAGATACATGTAAATGGACATTTCTCAGCAGAACAAACCCCAG ttttaattAGAGAAATAAATGATATGGCTGTTGCTGAGGAGttaatgaaaaatgaaacagATGAGAAAGAACGAGAAGAAAAGGATTTCCAAGCTCTTCAG AACATGTATGGGATGACTGAAGGAAAAAACTATAAGAAGCAGTATGAGAAGAATTTAGGAAAGGCTGTATTTAGAGGAGATATAACTATTGGAGAATACCATCAACAGGTAGCCAACATGAAAGGCAGAGATTTACATGGTGTTGATGATGGACATTCCTGTACCAAAG atgttatAGAGAGAATAAGTAAATATGATGCTCAGCTGAGTAACATAACAAACTTTTGGTTATGTACAGATATAATGCATTATGCTGCATCATATGGAGATAAAGGATGGGGGTGTGGCTACAGAAACTTCCAGATGTTGTTGTCGTCTCTGGCAACCAACCCAACTTACTGTAAAATACTGTTTAATG GCAAGCCACAGATTCCATCTATTCCAAAAATCCAAAGATTGATAGAAGCTGCCTGGGAGAAAGGCTTTGATAAACAAGGTTGTGAACAGCTCGGTGGTCGTGTGGTAGACTCTACAAAGTGGATTGGTGCCACTGAAATAGCTGCCACACTCTTCTCACTCAAGGTCAA ATGTAGATTATTAGACTTCCATAGCCCATCAGGACCACAAGGAACACATCCCAGGCTGTTCCAATGGGTAAAGGATTACTTTCAACAACCAACCATGTTTAAACCACCTCTGTATCTACAACACCAAG GTCACAGTAGAACTATAGTAGGAGTAGAGGAATTAACAGATAAATCATTACGTTTGTTAATCTTTGATCCAAGCACCTCAAAGAAGCAGATGCAGCAATTCCTTACAGTTATTAATAGTACAATTATGAGAACCATAAGGAGAACAGAACATGGACTCCGAGCCAAACAGTATCAAATTGTAGCTGTTGAGGGATTTGTGGAAGACAAAGAATATGAT gaaCAGAAGGTATTAAAGTCTGAGAGAGTAAGCTGA